A DNA window from Phragmites australis chromosome 11, lpPhrAust1.1, whole genome shotgun sequence contains the following coding sequences:
- the LOC133885214 gene encoding inactive protein FON2 SPARE1-like, whose amino-acid sequence MGPSWCRSLRLLFFASLLIFSAAALQSSPRTGSRPPTQQELPAADALIARMCDPRSTHPASGVPPLSWCHGLHLRRRGGAGRHHHGHRPVVPLPPTGRDSGEEIDVRYGVAKRLVPTGPNPLHN is encoded by the coding sequence ATGGGGCCGTCATGGTGTCGGAGTCTTCGTCTCCTCTTCTTCGCGTCCCTGCTCATCTTCTCAGCCGCCGCCCTGCAGTCCTCGCCGCGCACTGGGAGCCGGCCGCCGACGCAGCAGGAGCTTCCCGCCGCCGACGCGCTCATCGCCCGCATGTGCGACCCCCGCAGCACGCACCCGGCGTCGGGCGTCCCTCCACTCTCCTGGTGCCACGGCCTGCACCTCAGGCGCCGCGGCGGGGCTGGGCGCCACCATCACGGCCACCGGCCCGTGGTGCCGCTGCCGCCGACGGGCCGGGACAGCGGGGAGGAGATCGATGTGCGCTACGGCGTCGCCAAGAGGCTCGTGCCGACGGGGCCGAACCCGCTGCACAACTGA
- the LOC133884153 gene encoding vegetative cell wall protein gp1-like — MAHWTMFSPNQRNPKFAHVMPSSVLTPSAASPPHARPHPTAAPAHSPCPRRLSLPHLAPPPPLAPRAPATSRTAYLRRLSPPPAPLNDASRNGAAPRRLQDRCRPPTPPGPPPSPALDA, encoded by the coding sequence ATGGCCCATTGGACCATGTTTAGCCCCAACCAGCGAAACCCTAAGTTTGCTCATGTCATGCCTTCCTCAGTCCTCACCCCGTCAGCCGCCAGTCCGCCACACGCACGCCCACACCCGACAGCGGCACCGGCGCACAGCCCCTGCCCCCGCCGTCTCTCGCTCCCGCACCTCGCGCCCCCGCCGCCTCTCGCACCACGCGCTCCCGCCACCTCCCGCACGGCGTACCTCCGCCGCCTCTCGCCGCCTCCAGCACCGCTCAACGACGCCTCCAGGAACGGCGCCGCCCCCCGACGCCTCCAGGACCGCTGCCGGCCCCCGACGCCTCCAGGACCGCCACCGTCGCCAGCCCTCGACGCCTAG